Below is a genomic region from Gemmatimonadota bacterium.
CGCGGACTCTTCGAACTCCACCGGCGGGTAGATGGTCAGGGCATTCAGGACGCTTCGGTGGTTCGTGCGTTCAGAAAAGTTCAACACCAGCGGAGACTCCATGTCCACGGAGGACGAGTCCGGCGCGGGAATCATCGAAGACACGGCAGGCGGGTCTCGATCCGCCGGACCTCCGGAGGGCGGAGCCACCTTCGCGCACCCGAGGAGGGCCACAGCCAGGGTCAGCGCGAGAGCACCGGTCCTCCAGGCTGAAGCGCAAACGACATCGATGCGTGTCATCATAGGATGTACTTGCGCACGTTCTCATCTTCCACGGCCTCCGCGAGACGGTGGCGGACCATCTCCACATCCACCCGAATGCCCTTCCCCGAGAAGCGGTCGGGGATTTCGAAGAGGAACGACTCCAGGAGCGTTGCGAGAACCGTCTGCAGCCTGCGGGCGCCGATGTTCTCCGACGACTCGTTGACCCGGCAGGCCAGATGCGCAATCTCGCGGATGGCTTCGTCGGTGAAGTCCAGCTCCACTCCTTCCGTCTCAAGAAGAGAATGATACTGCTTCACCAACGCGCTCTCCGGTTCCACGAGAATGCGCACGAAGTCCTCTGCGTTCAGTGAAGTCAGCTCCACACGGATGGGAAAGCGCCCCTGGAGTTCGGGAATCAGGTCGGCCGGGCTGGTTCCGTGAAACGCCCCGGCGGCGATGAACAGCACATGGTCCGTGCGCACGACGCCGTGCTTGGTCCGGACAGTGCTTCCCTCGACGATCGGGAGGAGATCGCGCTGGACTCCGGAGCGAGAGACATCCGGCCCCTCTTTCCCCTGTCCACCGACGATCTTGTCGATCTCGTCAATGAAGACAATGCCGGAGGACTCGGCGCGCTCCCGAGCCTCGGTCACGATTCGCTCCTGATCCAGGAGGCCGTCCAGTTCCTCCTCCTGAAGAAGTCGGCGAGCTTCCGCTACCGTCACCTTCCGCCGACGGGGTGCGCGGCTCCCCCCCATCATCTCCTGGAGGTCGATCCCGATCTGCTCCACTCCCTGCTGCGTGAAGAGATCCATCGTGCCGGGGCGTCCAGAGGCGACCTCAATCTCGACTTCGCGATCGTCAAGATCCCCTTCACGGAGGCGAACACGCAGCTTGTCTCGTGCCGCCTCTCGCCGGGACGCTTCCGCGGAGTGCGCCGCCCCATCCGGGGCCTCCGCTCCCGTCGAGGGCGCGTGGGGTGGAGGAGGCGGATAGAGAATGTCCAGGAGCTTCTCGGTGGCAAGATCCAGTGCGCGGGACTCATGAACGGCCCGGGCCTCCGTGCGCACCAGATCGATGGAGAGTTCCATCAGGTCTCGAATCATGGATTCCACATCACGCCCGACATAGCCGACTTCCGTGAACTTGGAAGCCTCCACCTTCACGAAAGGCGCGGCAGCCAGTCTCGCCAGCCGCCGCGCGATCTCCGTCTTCCCCACACCCGTGGGTCCGATCAGGATGATGTTTGACGGCATGATCTCCGCACGCATGGGCTCTTCGACCTGCTGACGCCGCCATCGATTCCGCAGCGCAATGGCGACCGCGCGTTTGGCGGCCGCCTGCCCGACGATGAAACGATCCAGTTCCGCGACCGTTTCCGCGGGTGTGAGGGCGGGGGGACTCAGGGAAGGCGCGATCCCGGGCGGTTCGGTCACAGTTCCACCACCTCGATCTGATCGTTTGTGTAGATACAGATTCCCGCCGCAATGTGGAGCGAATCGCGGGCGATATCGGCCGCGTCGGTCTTTCCCGCGTCGCAATAGGCTCGTGCGGCGGCCAGCGCATAGGAACCACCGGAACCAACCGCCACCAGCCCGTCATCCGGCTCGATCACATCTCCACTGCCGGAGAGAATCAGTGAGTGCTCCCGGTCCATGACCGCCAGAAGTGCCTCCAGCTTTCGGAGTATGCGATCGCTGCGCCACTCCTGCGCAAGTTCTACCGCGGCGCGGTGCACGCGCCCATTGAACTCGGAGAGACGCTTCTCGAACTTGGAGAAGAGGGCGAAGGCATCCGCAGCGCTTCCAGAAAAACCGCACAGGACATCCCAGTCCTCCAGGCGTCGGACCTTGACGGCGCCACGCTTGACGACAGTATGTCCGAGAGTCACCTGACCATCTCCGGCCAGCGCCACTCCGCTCTTGGTTCGGACGCCGAGTATCGTCGTGCCGTGATACGCCTCGGTCATCATGCTTCCTCCTCATCCGGTTCTCCGGCGCGCGGGTGAGCGCCGTCGTACGCCTCCTGAAGGCGGCGGCGAGTCACATGGGTATAGACCGCCGTCGTCGAGAGCCGAGCGTGTCCCAGTAGTTCCTGCACCGTGCGCAGATCCGCACCGTGGTCGAGAAGGTGCGTGGCAAAGCTGTGCCGCAGTGCGTGCGGAGAAGCGGTGCCACGCTCTCCGCGCGAAGGAACATACCGGCGAACGATGCGGTGCAGCGATCTCACTGTCAACCGCCCACCCTTCCCATTGGTAAACACAGCGCGCGTCGCATGCTGACTGAGTCCGGTTCGGATGCCGCGTGTCCGGAGCCAGACGATCAAGGCGTCCAGCGAAGCTGCGGTCAACGGAACGATCCGCTCCACATCGCCTTTGCCGGTCACACACAGCGTGCGCGAATGCGTATCGATGTCGCCCACGCTCAGCGCAGCCGCTTCCGCCACACGCAGGCCGCTGCCGTAGAGGGTCTCCAGGAGTGCGCGATCGCGGGGAGGGATCGGAACGGCACGCTGGTCGTCGAGGAGTTCCTCGAGTTCCGCTTCCGGGATGGCCCGGGGCAATCTTCGACGGCGTGCTTTCTCGCGCACATCGAGATCCGGTTCCGTGGTAATCGTCCCCTGCAGGCGTGCAAAGTGAAAGAAGCGCCGAAGCCCGGCTGCCACGCGCGCGAGCGTTCTTCGACCCACGCCCGCATCCCGCAGGCGCGCGAGATGAGCCGAGACAAGAGTCGGGGGAACAGTGTCCGGGAGAGCGTCGGTGCCCGATGCGGACCGGACGAATCGAAGGAATCGTTCCGCATCGCGCAAGTACAGCCGGACGGTGCCGGGTGCCAGTCCGCGGTCGTAGCGCAGGTAACGCTCAAAAGACTGGAGGAGCGCCATCGTTTCAGGAAGAAGGGGCGGCTTCTCTTCAGACATCACATTCCCTCCGCGCGTGTCCGGCAGGAGTGTGGAGCGACCTTGTCGCATCTGTCCAGCCAGGCGTCCAGTGAGGCGAGCGCTCTCTCCCCCACTTTGGCGCCTCGATCGCGCCTGCGCACCGTAGAATCTTCCAGCGGGGGGAAGAGCCCCAGATTCGCATTGGTGGGCCGATAGGCCGGACCGTCATAGGAGGTGGCGAATCGGAGAATGGACCCCAGCGCGGTCTCCGCCGGAAGGGGTTCGCGCATGAAACCGGTCAGGGCGTCAGCGGCGAACATCCCCGCGAGAAGCCCCGTCGCGATCGCTTCCACATAACCTTCCAGACCGGTGAGTTGCCCCGCGAGGAATACGGACGGATTGGATCGGAAGCGAAGGCGGTTGTCCAGAATCCGTGGGGAGTCCAGGTAGGTGTTTCGGTGAACTCTTCCCAATCGCAGGAACTCGGCATGCTCCAGTCCGGGGATCATCCGAAGGATGCGCCGCTGATCTCCATGGCGCATGCGATTCTGGAAGCCGACCAGGTTGTAGGCGGTTCCCTCGCGATTCTCCGGACGAAGCTGGACCACGGCGTACGGCCACCTTCCCGTACTCGGATCGGTCAGTCCCACTGCCCGCATCGGGCCGAACCGCAGCGTGGCGAGTCCGCGGCGGGCGAGGTCATCCACCGGCATGCAGTTCTCAAAGAAACCGGAAGACTCAAAATCGTGAAGCGGCACCGCGTCCGCCGCCAGCAGCGCTTCGACAAAGGCCTCGTACTCTTCGCGGGTGAAGGGGCAGTTGAGATAGTGTCCGGAACCCTGATCCCGGCGGTTGGCCTGGAAAACCCTGCTCTGATCCAGCGAAGAGGCCTGCACGATGGGAGCGGTGGCATCGTGAAAGTGCAGGTGATCGGATCCCGCGAGGCGCATGACCGCGTCCGCGAAGGGCCCGGTCGTCAGCGGCCCGGTCGCCACGATGACGGCTTCGGCCTCCGGCAGCTCCACGACTTCTTCTCTGACTGTACGAATGCGGGCCTCGCCCTCCACGGCCCGGGTGACCGTCTCCGCAAACGCGGTCCGATCCACGGCGAGCGCTGTTCCGGCCTCGACCCGGGACTCCTCGGCGCACGGAAGCAAGGCGGAGTTCAGCCTGCGCATCTCTTCCTTGAGAATCCCACTGGGACGCGTCAGCAACGCCGACTTGAAGGAGTTGGAGCAGACGACTTCCGCAAACAGGCCGGTCGTATGAACTTCGGTTGCGCGGAGGGGGCGCATTTCCCGCAACTCCACCCGGTGCCCACGGCGAGCGACGGTGAGCGCCGCCTCGGAACCCGCCAGGCCTCCCCCGATCACGATTACCCGAGGGGGTCTCCCGGACTCCGAACGATCACGCGCTCCCACAGCACTTCTTGTACTTCTTGCCGCTTCCACACGGGCAGGCGGTGTTCCGGCCGACCTTGGTCGCCGTCGCCGCTCGATGGCCGGTCGGCGGCGGAGGGGGTGCCTGCGCGCGCTGCCTGGACGGTCCGGGCGCACCCGCGCCCACGCGAGCGGGCGCCTCATGGCGGAGGACGCCCGTTGGTGGCGGAGGGGGTTCTTCCAGACGAATCTCCGTGCGCATGATGCGCTCGGCAATCGAGAGGTCGATGCGATCGATCAGGTCCGCGAAGAGAGAGAAGGCCTCTTTCTTGTACTCCAGAAGGGGGTCCTTCTGACCGTACGCTCGCAGTCCGATTCCTTCCCGGAGTCGATCCAGAGAGTAGAGATGGTCCTTCCAGTGATCGTCGAGCGTGCGAAGCGTGACATACCGCTCAAACTGCCGAAACAGCTCCGGCCCGAAACGGCTCTCGCGTTCCGCGAAATACGCCAGGCTCTTCTCTACAGCGGTCTCCTTCAAGCTCTCGGGGGCCGCGCCGTCCTCAAGAGCCTTCGCGAAGTCCAGGTCGATCCCCAGTCGGTGGCCCAACTGATGACGGAGGCCCGTCCAGTCCCACTCCTCGTGGGACTCCAGGCCGGAGGAGGCTGTCGCGTCTTCCACGGTGGCGGCCGCAATGTCGGCGACCAGGTTGCGACACTCTTCCGCCAGATCCGTACCACTCAGACTCATGGCGCGACGGTCATAGATGACTTCGCGCTGCTTGTTCATCACATTGTCGTATTCAAGGAGGTGCTTTCGCGTTCCGAAGTTCTGTTCCTCAACCCGGCGTTGCGCTTTCTCAATGGCGCGGGTGACGAACTTGTGCTCGATGACTTCCCCTTCCTCGAGGCCGAGCTTGTCCATGATCCCCGCGATACGGTCTGAGCTGAAGAGGCGCATGAGATCGTCCTCCAGCGAAAGATGGAATCGAGAGGACCCCGGGTCTCCCTGACGGCCAGCCCGCCCGCGAAGCTGCCGATCAATCCTCCGCGCTTCATGGCGTTCCGTGCCGATGATGTGGAGACCACCGAGATCGGCGATGCCCTGCCCGAGTTTGATGTCCGTCCCTCGCCCGGCCATGTTCGTGGCAATGGTGACCGCGCCGTTGAGCCCGGCGTTCGCCACGATTTCCGCCTCCTTCTCGTGGTGCTTCGCATTCAGCACAGCGTGCGGGATGCGCTTCTGGCGGAGAAAGCGGGAGATCAGCTCCGAGGTCTCGACGGAAACCGTACCGACCAGCACCGGCTGCCCCGCCTTGTGACACTCCTCAATCTCGTCCACGATCGCGGCAAACTTCTCTCGCTTGGTGCGGAGGATCAGATCCTCGTGATCCACTCTTACGATGGGGCGATTGGTCGGGATCACCACGACATCCAGATCGTAGATCTCCACGAACTCCGACTCTTCGGTCTCTGCGGTTCCGGTCATTCCTGCGAGGCGATCGTACATGCGGAAGTAGTTCTGCAGCGTAATCGTGGCAAGCGTCTGATTGTCACGCTCAATGTGGACGCCTTCCTTGGCCTCCAGAGCCTGATGCAATCCGTCCGAGAAACGGCGACCCGGCATCATCCTGCCCGTGAACTCATCCACGATGACGACCTTGCCGTCCTGCACGACATAGTTCACATCCTTCTCGTAAAGCGAGTAGGCGCGAAGCAGCTGGCTCAGGTTCTGGATCTTCTCGGCACGGCCGTCGTAGTCCGCATGGATGGCGTCTCTTCTGGACTGGATCGCCTCGGCGTCCATCTCCGAATCCGTGTCCAGAAGGCTCAACTGTTCCGCAAGATCCGGAAGGACAAAAGTCTCCGGGCTCTTCGGGGAAATCAACTGGCGGCCCTTGTCGGTCAGGTCGCAGTTGTGACGACGCTCGTCGATGGTGTAGAAGAGTTCCTCGTCCAGTTCGTGGAGCGTCTTGTCTCGCATGAAGTCGGTCTCAACTCTGTCGATCAGACGCTTGACTCCTGTTTCCGCCAGGAGCTTCATGAATCGACGATTGCGCGGCGCTCCCCGGCGGACCTTGAGAAGCATTCGCCCCGCGTCATAGCGTGCGTCTTCATCGTCTGACTCCAGATTCGTCCCCGCATCCCCCAGCAACTCGGAGACGAGCGCACGCTGGCTGGAGAAGAGCTTCCGCACCAGGACCTTCATCTCGTCGAATCGATGAGTGTCGCCCTCCACCAGACCCGAGATGATCAGCGGCGTTCGCGCTTCATCGACCAGTACGGAATCCACCTCATCCACGATGGCGAAGGCGTGGCCCCGCTGGACGCGGTCCTCCGCTCGGACGGCCATGTTGTCGCGCAGATAGTCGAAGCCAAACTCGTTGTTCGTGCCGTAGGTGACATCCGCTTCATAGGCACCCCTTCGTTCCGCCGGGCTCTGGCCGTGCTGGATGACGCCGACAGAGAGGCCGAGGAAGCGAAACACCCCGCCCATCCACTGGCTGTCCCGGACGGCGAGGTAGTCGTTGACGGTGACGAGATGCGCGCCTTTGCCTTCCAGCGCGTTCAGATAGAGCGGGAAGATGGCGACAAGGGTCTTCCCTTCCCCGGTCGCCATCTCCGCGATTCGCCCGTCGTTGAGAACCATGGCCCCGACGAGCTGCACATCGTAGGGGATCATGTTCCATTCCACGGAAGTGCCCGCCACATCCCACGACTTCCCCACCAGGCGGGAACAGGCTTCCTTGACCACGGCAAATGCGTCGGGGAGGATGTCCTGCACGCTCTCCCCATTCTGAAGACGGGAACGCAGCGCGGGAGTTTCGGCCTGAAGCTCATCATCGGACAGACCAGCCAGACGCTCACCGGCGGCCAGAACGGCCTGGAGCTTGGGTTGATAGGGCTTCAGCTGGCGATCCTGTTGGGTCCCAAAGACGGCAGCGATCATGCGATTCAGGAAGGAAATGTCGGAACTCCCGAGAACGACACCAGTTCTCCATGTGAAGGGTGATTCAACCTGTGGTCACAATGCCCTCGCCGCCGCGACGAGCGAGGGTAGCGAAGGGGTTCCCGTGGTGTCAAGGGAGCGCCAGCGCGTGGAATGAGCCGGAGAGAGTGCCGACGAAGATCCTGTCTCCGTCGACAGCCGGGGAGCTGTACACCTCCCCGGGGAGTTCATGGACGGCGGCGGCACTTCCATCCGCGAGATTCAACACATGCACCGCTCCGTCATAAGTGGGCGCCACGATGTGCGCTCCGACAACAAGCGGGCGGGCATCGAATCCGCGGCGGCCCTCCGCGGTCCAGAGGGATTCTCCGTTCTCCAGCGCGAGAGCATGCAGGCGTCCTTCGCCGGTCCCGACCAGAACGGTTCTTCCCGCGAAGACAGGTTGCGCGTTGAGGTCCGGTTCGAGGCGACGATCCCAGAGAGGACTCCCGTCGGCAGCGTTGAGGCACGCCACGGTTCCATCGTTGGAGCAGACCACCAGCGCGTTGTTGTCGGGATTCCAGGCGAGGCTGGCCAGAACGGACGCCGGTGTGGGCCTCTTCCAGACGACAGCCCCATCTGTTTCGCGGAGGCAATACACCGTTCCGTCCGCGGATCCCACCGCGACTCGACCGCTCCCGCATACTTCAGGGGTGGCGCGAACTCGACCTTGCGTGCGGGTTCTCCAGCGGCGCGTCCCATCGGCCAGGTCGAAGCAGTATACCGACTGATCGTAGGATCCGATGATCACCGAACCCTCCACCACACACGGACTGGAGACAATGCGCCCGGAGGTGCGGGCCTTCCAGCGCAACTCCCCGAGCACCGGGTCTACCGCGAGGACTTCGCCGGAATAGGTGCCCACGAGCACCAGGCCATCGGCCTGATCGGTGGTCCGGGGCGAGGACCCGATGCCCGAGCCTGCCGACAGCTTCCAGCGAAGGGCACCCGTCGCGGCGTCCAGGTAATACAGTGTGGAATCCCGCGATCCAAAGAGGACGCCACCATCCCACACACACGGAGACGAACTGATGGCACCCCTCGTCCGGAAGACCCATTCGCCGGCTCCGGGATCCGCGGCTTCTTCCGGTCCTGGCGGGACGGCAGCAGGCGGGTTCGGCGGTACGATCGCCGCCGCCTCCTCCTGTGAGGAAGGCGCTTGCCGCGCATCGTCCTCCGCCTCCGGCAGGCCGTTCGCCGGAGAGGAGACGGATCCCGCAACAAACCCAAGCACTCGATTCTCAAGCTCCTCGGCGTTCGGTGTCAGGAAGGCCGGCTCGATCCGCGGCCAGACAGCCAGGAACGCACCCACGAGAAGCGCGAGGCCTGCGACGCCCCCGATGATTCCGGCAAAACGGCGGGACACGCGCCCGGAAGCACCGGCCAGGAGTGCGGCCCGCCGTCGGGGTGGCCCAGATGCGTCCAGGGGGGAGGCGGCGATCGGTTCTGAGCGGACAGCACCCAGGACCTTTCCGCCACGCGCCACGCGAAGCTCAAGTTCTTCGTCAGGCTTGAGACTCAGTACCTGGGGGTCGTCGAGCGGGACCTCCTGTCCCGCCCCTTTCAGGACCATTCGAAACGCGGGAGCCGGATAGGCCCAGACGCGGTTCCCCTGTCCAGCCAGGAACGCGGTGGCCATCCCGGCTCTCCCGGCGGCCGTGGCCATTCGGCGATCCAGTTCCAGCGGTCCATGGGGGTCGTGAAGCGTGCGGAGCACCTTCGATACATCCGTTGCCAGCCCGGAAGGCGACGCGATCAAGATGCCCAGCGATCCCGGGGTGCGCTCATCCTCACGATGCAGTTGGAACTCACCGCTCGGCTCGCCGATGCGGACTCTGAGAACTGGGCGTCTCACAGTGGACTCCTCTCCAGTGACCGCGCTCCGCCTACATCAGAGACTGTATCACTACCCCGGCGACCAGGGGGATTCGGAAGTTGTCATCCACCGGCAGGGGCAGTATCTCCACCACCGACGCCGCCAATGCCCCCGCCAGCAGCACCTCGAGCGGAATCTCCGGCACCAGAAACGCCACTGCGGCGAAGGACACCAGGAAGCCTCCGGCAAATCCCTCCAGTGACTTTCCAAAGAGCTTGGTCCGCCCCCACGCCTTCCCGATCATGGCCGCAAAGGTGTCTCCCACGATGAGATAGATCAATGCCGCGGCGGCCGTGTGAACATCAAAGAGCCAAGTGACCAACAGTGCGCTGATCAAGAGGTAAGTCGAACCCATCACACCACGGGTCTCATGAAGGCGAATGATGCTCCCGAAGAACACGCCGAAATAGGTCCGCAGCTTCGGGTGGTGAATCCTCATGAGATCGAAGATCAGAAACCCCACCCCCACGAGCACAAGGACGCGCCGCGTGACGCCCAACGGGGCATGGAGTATGCCGAGAGGGATGACAATGGAAGCCAGGTGGATGGCCTTTCGCGGTGCTTCCCCCGCCACGCGCCGCGCGGCCTCGGTGAGTTCTTCCTCCAGTTCCTTCCCGTGTTGGATCACCGGAACTCTCCTCATCGAACGAAGGTCTCGATCGTGCGCTTTTCGAAAGTCGAACGGGACGCATAGGTGGCCCGGGCCCTGATCTCCGCAATGTACACGCCCACGGGCACCCGCGCCCCTGAAGAGTCGGTCCCGTCCCAGGTTCCGAACTGCGGTCCGGCAGCGTGTCGCGTGTCGGAGATGAGAACGGCCACCTCCTTGCCCGACACATTCAGCACCCGGAAGGTGACGGTCGAATCCTCCGTGAGCAGGAACGAAAAGGCTGTCGAGCCGTCCGCGGTGGACGCCTGAAAGTCCAGAATGTCCGTCCCCACCCATTCATAGCGCCCTCCCCCCTCTTCGGTCAAAAACACCTGCCCCAGCGGTCGGTGGATCGCGATTCCCCACGGGGACAGGAACTCGCCGGGTTCCGTTCCGCGGCTGCCAAAGCTGTGGAGCGGAAGAAGATCGTGGCGGAACTTGTGGATGCGGTGGCCTTGTGGGTCCGTGGCGTAGATGTTCCCGAGATAGTCCAGATCGATCGAGCGAAACCTGGCGCCGGGAAGGTCCAGTTGTCTCGCGGCGAAGGTGGCATGGAGTTCGCCGGACACCCCGAAGATGCGCAACCGTTCGCCATCCCGGTCCACCACTGCCACGACGCGCTTCCTGCCCCGGAGGAGGCGACCGTCGTCGGGGATGGTCGCCACATCGATCGGTCGGTCGAACGAAACCTCCATGCCGAATGGCACCCGCACGCCCGATTGCCCGTGCAATCGTGACACCACGCCGCGACTGCGGTCGCATACGAGAAAGTCCCCTCTTCCACAGGCCGCAATCCCGGTGGGTTCGAGATAGCCGCCAAAGGCCGCGATCGGAAGAAGTTCCCCCGCCTCGTGCTTCAGGAGCACAACGCGGCCGTTCCCGGTATCGGCGATGGCCACATTCCCGTCGCGGTCGATCGCGACATCTTCCGGGCGGAGAAGACGCCCCTCGCTCCAGTCCGATCCGGTCCAGCAACCGGCACGCATCAGGCTGAAGTTGGTGCAGAGCATCCCACTGTCCTGATCGACGGCGACCAGTGTGACTTCGTCATCATCACGCGATGTCGCGGGATCATCGAGTTCATGAAGCAGCGCCACGCCGATCCCCGCCGGGGCTTTCAATCGCCTCCCGGGAAGGAGGAGCGCCAGCTCGCGAGAGGTGACCCGGCGAATGCCGAAGGTGTGCGCCCGCGGAGGAGGAACGAGCGTCGTGGGCGACGGGGATTCCGCACGGGCGATGCCCTCCCCCGAAGCCGGAAGCAGCGACAGAAGGAGGACGCTAGCGACCGTCCGAAATCGCATCCAGACTGGAGCCCTGCGGACCGTATGCGGCGCGGTAGACCTCCCACGAGCGAGCCACTTTCTGCACATAGCGAAAGGTCTCCCGATAGGTGATGGCCACAACATAACGATCCACATCGAACTCTCCGGCCACTCGATCCCGCCATCGGACCGCGTTCCGCTTTCCCGCATTGTACGCGGAGAGCGCAAGCGCGGACTCCTGATCCAGCTGGTCGAGAAGTGAGCGAAGATAGAAGGCCCCCAGGCGAATGTTCAAATCGGGTCGGAAGAGATCCGTGCGGTCGAAGTTGCGAACGCCCACACGACGCGCGAGATCTCTTCCGGTCGAGGGCATAATCTGCAGGAGGCCTCGCGCCCCCGCCCAGGACACCGCATCGGAATCGAAGCGGCTCTCCTCCCGCATGACCGCGTAGAGAAACAGTGGATCCAGATCATACTCGTGCGCCCACCGTAGCACAGAATCCAGATGGTCGATCGGGTAGAGCAGGCGAAGCAGCCCGGTGGGGAAGTCACCTTCGAAAAGCGAAGTGCCGACAAGCGCCTTGAGAT
It encodes:
- the secA gene encoding preprotein translocase subunit SecA, with product MIAAVFGTQQDRQLKPYQPKLQAVLAAGERLAGLSDDELQAETPALRSRLQNGESVQDILPDAFAVVKEACSRLVGKSWDVAGTSVEWNMIPYDVQLVGAMVLNDGRIAEMATGEGKTLVAIFPLYLNALEGKGAHLVTVNDYLAVRDSQWMGGVFRFLGLSVGVIQHGQSPAERRGAYEADVTYGTNNEFGFDYLRDNMAVRAEDRVQRGHAFAIVDEVDSVLVDEARTPLIISGLVEGDTHRFDEMKVLVRKLFSSQRALVSELLGDAGTNLESDDEDARYDAGRMLLKVRRGAPRNRRFMKLLAETGVKRLIDRVETDFMRDKTLHELDEELFYTIDERRHNCDLTDKGRQLISPKSPETFVLPDLAEQLSLLDTDSEMDAEAIQSRRDAIHADYDGRAEKIQNLSQLLRAYSLYEKDVNYVVQDGKVVIVDEFTGRMMPGRRFSDGLHQALEAKEGVHIERDNQTLATITLQNYFRMYDRLAGMTGTAETEESEFVEIYDLDVVVIPTNRPIVRVDHEDLILRTKREKFAAIVDEIEECHKAGQPVLVGTVSVETSELISRFLRQKRIPHAVLNAKHHEKEAEIVANAGLNGAVTIATNMAGRGTDIKLGQGIADLGGLHIIGTERHEARRIDRQLRGRAGRQGDPGSSRFHLSLEDDLMRLFSSDRIAGIMDKLGLEEGEVIEHKFVTRAIEKAQRRVEEQNFGTRKHLLEYDNVMNKQREVIYDRRAMSLSGTDLAEECRNLVADIAAATVEDATASSGLESHEEWDWTGLRHQLGHRLGIDLDFAKALEDGAAPESLKETAVEKSLAYFAERESRFGPELFRQFERYVTLRTLDDHWKDHLYSLDRLREGIGLRAYGQKDPLLEYKKEAFSLFADLIDRIDLSIAERIMRTEIRLEEPPPPPTGVLRHEAPARVGAGAPGPSRQRAQAPPPPPTGHRAATATKVGRNTACPCGSGKKYKKCCGSA
- a CDS encoding PQQ-binding-like beta-propeller repeat protein, giving the protein MRRPVLRVRIGEPSGEFQLHREDERTPGSLGILIASPSGLATDVSKVLRTLHDPHGPLELDRRMATAAGRAGMATAFLAGQGNRVWAYPAPAFRMVLKGAGQEVPLDDPQVLSLKPDEELELRVARGGKVLGAVRSEPIAASPLDASGPPRRRAALLAGASGRVSRRFAGIIGGVAGLALLVGAFLAVWPRIEPAFLTPNAEELENRVLGFVAGSVSSPANGLPEAEDDARQAPSSQEEAAAIVPPNPPAAVPPGPEEAADPGAGEWVFRTRGAISSSPCVWDGGVLFGSRDSTLYYLDAATGALRWKLSAGSGIGSSPRTTDQADGLVLVGTYSGEVLAVDPVLGELRWKARTSGRIVSSPCVVEGSVIIGSYDQSVYCFDLADGTRRWRTRTQGRVRATPEVCGSGRVAVGSADGTVYCLRETDGAVVWKRPTPASVLASLAWNPDNNALVVCSNDGTVACLNAADGSPLWDRRLEPDLNAQPVFAGRTVLVGTGEGRLHALALENGESLWTAEGRRGFDARPLVVGAHIVAPTYDGAVHVLNLADGSAAAVHELPGEVYSSPAVDGDRIFVGTLSGSFHALALP
- a CDS encoding phosphatidate cytidylyltransferase, with the translated sequence MIQHGKELEEELTEAARRVAGEAPRKAIHLASIVIPLGILHAPLGVTRRVLVLVGVGFLIFDLMRIHHPKLRTYFGVFFGSIIRLHETRGVMGSTYLLISALLVTWLFDVHTAAAALIYLIVGDTFAAMIGKAWGRTKLFGKSLEGFAGGFLVSFAAVAFLVPEIPLEVLLAGALAASVVEILPLPVDDNFRIPLVAGVVIQSLM
- a CDS encoding tyrosine-type recombinase/integrase codes for the protein MSEEKPPLLPETMALLQSFERYLRYDRGLAPGTVRLYLRDAERFLRFVRSASGTDALPDTVPPTLVSAHLARLRDAGVGRRTLARVAAGLRRFFHFARLQGTITTEPDLDVREKARRRRLPRAIPEAELEELLDDQRAVPIPPRDRALLETLYGSGLRVAEAAALSVGDIDTHSRTLCVTGKGDVERIVPLTAASLDALIVWLRTRGIRTGLSQHATRAVFTNGKGGRLTVRSLHRIVRRYVPSRGERGTASPHALRHSFATHLLDHGADLRTVQELLGHARLSTTAVYTHVTRRRLQEAYDGAHPRAGEPDEEEA
- the hslU gene encoding ATP-dependent protease ATPase subunit HslU; this encodes MTEPPGIAPSLSPPALTPAETVAELDRFIVGQAAAKRAVAIALRNRWRRQQVEEPMRAEIMPSNIILIGPTGVGKTEIARRLARLAAAPFVKVEASKFTEVGYVGRDVESMIRDLMELSIDLVRTEARAVHESRALDLATEKLLDILYPPPPPHAPSTGAEAPDGAAHSAEASRREAARDKLRVRLREGDLDDREVEIEVASGRPGTMDLFTQQGVEQIGIDLQEMMGGSRAPRRRKVTVAEARRLLQEEELDGLLDQERIVTEARERAESSGIVFIDEIDKIVGGQGKEGPDVSRSGVQRDLLPIVEGSTVRTKHGVVRTDHVLFIAAGAFHGTSPADLIPELQGRFPIRVELTSLNAEDFVRILVEPESALVKQYHSLLETEGVELDFTDEAIREIAHLACRVNESSENIGARRLQTVLATLLESFLFEIPDRFSGKGIRVDVEMVRHRLAEAVEDENVRKYIL
- the trmFO gene encoding methylenetetrahydrofolate--tRNA-(uracil(54)-C(5))-methyltransferase (FADH(2)-oxidizing) TrmFO, whose protein sequence is MIGGGLAGSEAALTVARRGHRVELREMRPLRATEVHTTGLFAEVVCSNSFKSALLTRPSGILKEEMRRLNSALLPCAEESRVEAGTALAVDRTAFAETVTRAVEGEARIRTVREEVVELPEAEAVIVATGPLTTGPFADAVMRLAGSDHLHFHDATAPIVQASSLDQSRVFQANRRDQGSGHYLNCPFTREEYEAFVEALLAADAVPLHDFESSGFFENCMPVDDLARRGLATLRFGPMRAVGLTDPSTGRWPYAVVQLRPENREGTAYNLVGFQNRMRHGDQRRILRMIPGLEHAEFLRLGRVHRNTYLDSPRILDNRLRFRSNPSVFLAGQLTGLEGYVEAIATGLLAGMFAADALTGFMREPLPAETALGSILRFATSYDGPAYRPTNANLGLFPPLEDSTVRRRDRGAKVGERALASLDAWLDRCDKVAPHSCRTRAEGM
- the hslV gene encoding ATP-dependent protease subunit HslV → MTEAYHGTTILGVRTKSGVALAGDGQVTLGHTVVKRGAVKVRRLEDWDVLCGFSGSAADAFALFSKFEKRLSEFNGRVHRAAVELAQEWRSDRILRKLEALLAVMDREHSLILSGSGDVIEPDDGLVAVGSGGSYALAAARAYCDAGKTDAADIARDSLHIAAGICIYTNDQIEVVEL